GATCTTCGTCCGCAACGACTGTCCAATAGCGATATGTATCGTAGTCGCCTGTATTACGGTCAATCTCAACACGTACAGCAACTTCTGGTTGATCAGTATAAACTTTTTTCTTAGTAGAAACGACCAAAGCCTCTTCGATAGCTTCAAAGATATCTTCTGGATTTAGGCCTTTTTCATTACTGACGGTTTCGACTACCGTTAAAATTTCTCGACTCATTACACACCTATCCTCGCCTACTTATCATTTAAAGTAGCAAAAAAATTATTAAATTTATTGTTATCTTAGGCCTAAAAGCGATGATGCTTCCGTTTATTTACCTTGATTTGACGGTGTTACTGACATTTTAGCGTCATCGTAATTTTAACTGCCATCATTCAAGAAATATAACCTTAAATAACGTACAGTTAAGCGATTAACGCTAAATATATGACTTAAATATCTTGATAAACCAAGTTGGCTTTATCAATATTATCCAGTGCGATATCGTACTGTTCACCGTCGGCTGTCACAACCGATAACTGCTTGTCTGTTAACTGCTCAAGCTTACCTGTCACCTTGCGACGTTTAGAACCACCTTCTCCCACGGCCTTAATTAAGCGTAGGTTGATCGTCTGACCGATATATTCTGCCATTTGCTCAGTTGCAAAAAATGGGCGATCCAAACCAGGAGATGACACTTCTAGCACATACTCTCCAGCGATAGGATCATGCACTTCTAACACACCACTAACTTGGTGAGTGACTGCAGCACAATCTTCAATAGTGACACGCTTTTCTGCTGCTTTTTGCTCTGGCAATGCTTCGATATAAATACGTAGTAACGAGCGTCCACCTTGCGGCAAAAACTCCACGCCCCATAGGGCTACATCACAAGCAGCCACAGCTGGTGCAACAATATCAGTTAACTGAGCGACTTTATTAGATAACTTCATGACTTGTTTTTAGTCCATATATAGAAGTATCTATTATCAATGCTAATGATGACTATCCAATGAATATCAAGCAGTTTTAAAAATAACAGATACAAAAAAACCCACAAACAATTTGGTGGGTTAAATAAAAAAATATAAGATTGCAATAATAAAAAATGGTAGCGGGGGCTGGATTTGAACCAACGACCTTCGGGTTATGAGCCCGACGAGCTACCAGACTGCTCCACCCCGCATCAATCTAGGCTGACTATTATATGTAAAACTTATACTGCTGTCAAGCCTTTAATCAATTAAATTAAAAACTTATCTTTCACTGCAGTATCACAAGCAATAGTTGCAAATAATATTGTACAAATAATACGCCTACTACCTACTCGTCTAATAACGACGAAGTATTCAACTATAATAACAGTTTTTTGCTGTTATACCAACCATTTATATTTATGCGACTCTTATTTGCTAAGTATGTATATAGTACTTAAACGCTAGTAAGATCCAACATCTCATATAAATTTGGTGCGATTGGAGGGACTTGAACCCTCACAGCTTGCGCTACCACCCCCTCAAGATGGCGTGTCTACCAATTCCACCACAATCGCTTTACTTGCTAAGTGCCCTGCTTCACAGTGCAAAACAGGCCTTATCAATACTGAGATACCCACCAAGGTATTGTCTTTCTACACTTATATATTGTGCTAAGTGTGAGAAACTCAAGTTAATAACGCCAACTTGTTTAAATCAGATGGCACATTCTACTCGTCTTTTGATATAGGTGCAACCCATCAGCCGCACCCTACTATCTGCTCTGTTGGCCGTTCTATTGATTATTATAGTTTTAACTTATCAAACAGTTATATCAACATAACCTTTATTCAGGCGCAGTGGCTGGCTCTGATGCTGTGGTATCAGGCGTGGTTGCTGGTGCAGTTGAACCAGGCGCAGTCAACGGCGCTTGAGAAGTTGTCGGCACATCTAACTGATACTGCCCTTCTGCCTGCTTGCGTGCATGTACTGCCAACGTCAAGCTGGTGCTAAAGAAGATGATTGCCAATACTGCCGTCGCACGGGTCAAAAAGTTAGCACTACCTGCAGCACCAAATACGGTACCCGATGCGCCTGCTCCGAATGAGGCACCAGCATCTGCGCCTTTACCGTGCTGAATTAGAATCAACCCAATCATGGCAATAGCAACAATAATGTGAATGGCTAGAATAATGTTAAACATGCTTTGCCTTACTTGTAATCTTAAGAGTTAAAAGACGAAATTTATTTGAGCCTAATTGGCCACTTTGTTAGCAAATGCTTGCGCAATATCAATAAAGCTTTGCGCTTGTAGTGCAGCACCACCGACCAATACCCCATTGATCTGCTCAGATGCAGCAAAGTTTGCTGCGTTATCTGGCTTCACGCTACCGCCATAAATAATTGGCGTGGTATCTAGATTGGCTTTTAGTGATTGCAAACGCTGACGAATAAAGCCATGTACAGCAGTCACCTCATCGACACTCGGTACTTTACCGGTACCAATCGCCCACACTGGCTCGTAAGCAATGATTAGCTTATCAGTTATATACTGGTCCACTTCGGCAGCATCGATGACGCTGTCTAATTGCTGCAAGAAGCTATCGATCACTGTTAGCTGCTCAGCCAGTACTTGTTCGGTGTTGCCGGCATCAAAATCAGCTTCGGACTCACCGATACATAGGATAACGCCTAGGCCTTGCGCAGCGCTGTGTAATAGCTTTTGCAACAGCACTGCATTGTCTTCTTGATAATACTGACGACGCTCTGAGTGACCAATAATAGCCCACTGTACACCTAAATCTTGTAGCTGCTCAGCAGACACATCACCGGTATAAGCGCCGGTGGTTGCACTTAGGCTTGCCACATCCTGACTAGCTAACTTAATAGGTGTGGTTGCTATCTTTTGCTGTACTGTGTTTAGATGCAGAAAGCTGGGTGCTACCATTAAATGGCACTGGCTCGTTAAATCTGCTTGAGAGCTTGTGGTTTTTGCAATTAAGTCATCCACCAACGTATCTACTGCGGCTACTGTGGCAGGATTCAGTTTCCAGTTTCCGATAACCCAAGATTTCATAACTCACTCTCAATAGTCAATAATATTAAAACCAGGCGACTAACAGCGACAAGGCGCACTCAGTACACTTTAGTCTGGCTAAAAAAATAATAGCTCCAAATTATATCATAGTCTGACAACACAAATTTAGCCTTTATTTTTTGTTAACCAAAAAATAGGTTGTTTAAACGGTGGTTTTAGGCTTTACTAAGGCAACGATACTCAACAAGGATGTTTGATGCCACACCGCAGGCCGTCGCCGCCATTACATCCTAACTCTGCTGCATCTCACTCTCAGCAAGCTAAACTGTCTGCCTCACAGCCGCCAACCTCACAACTAACTGCGCAAGCAATTCGCCAAACCGCCAACCATATCAACAACTCAAACCCTTCGATTACCTCAAGCAATTCAACCAATCTCGCCAGATCCACATCACTCAATCAAACCGCTTCTGATTTAAATACAGCTTCTGCTTTGACTACGTCTATCACTTCTACAGAAACGGACTCTGTGGTACAGCTGGTTGATAAACTACTCAAGCAAGCCATCGAGCTTGGCGCATCCGACTTACATTTTGAACCTTATGAGCACTTTTATCGGGTTCGGTTTCGTATTGATGGGCTAATGCAACAAGTGGCCAGCCCTGATATTGGCTTGCATTTAAACATCGCTGCACGTCTAAAGATTATGGCGCAAATGGATATTGCAGAACGGCGCTTGCCGCAAGATGGCCGCATCAAACTGTCTTTAGCCAATGATCATCATCCAAATAATAAAAGCCCCAATAATAGAAATATTCAAGCCAATCAACAGTCTATAAGCAGCCCTACTATAATCAGCGCTGTAAAAAGTCACAGAAATATAGACTTTCGCGTTAACTCACTGCCTACGTTATTTGGTGAAAAAATTGTGCTGCGCGTAATAGACCCCTTATCATCAATGGTCGGTATTGATCACTTGGGCTTTGAGCCGCTACAAAAGCAGCTGTTATTAGAAGCTTTGCATCAACCACAGGGCATTATTCTCATCACTGGGCCTACCGGCTCTGGCAAAACGGTATCTTTATACACTGGCCTTGATATCTTAAACACCCCACAAGTGAATATCTCCAGTGTCGAAGATCCCATAGAGATTAATCTCGCCGGCATTAATCAGGTCAACGTCAATCACAAAGTTGGTTTAACCTTTGCTACCGCGCTGAAGTCCTTTTTGCGTCAAGACCCAGACATCATTATGGTTGGTGAAATCCGAGATTTGGAAACCGCCGACACTGTGATTAAAGCCTCACAAACAGGCCATTTGGTGCTGTCCACTCTACATACCAACTCTGCCGCAGAAACCTTAACCCGCCTGCACCATATGGGTGTGCCCTACTTTAACATCGCCACGTCTATTAGCTTGGTTGTCGCTCAGCGCTTGGCCAGACGCTTGTGCCCTGTATGCAAAAAGCCAGCGATCATTCCTCATGCCAGCCTGATAGAAATGGGGCTAGCCACTGGTGCAGAGTCAGATTGTGCGCCCAGTATTTATGAAGCGGTTGGTTGTGATCAATGCCATCAAGGCTATAAAGGACGGGTTGGTATTTTTGAGGTGATTAAGATGGATGAGCGGTTGGCACAAATTATCATGCAAGGCGGCAACGCTATTGATATCAAAGCAGCGGCGACAACAGACGGCTTTTTTGACTTACGCCAAGCAGCAATACTAAAAGTATTACAAGGCGTGATTAGTGTGCAGGAAATGTATCGAGTCACCGCAGACTAATTAACCCGCCCATCGCAAGAAGCTGTCGAAATAAGCTATCGAAAAAAGCAATAGAAAGGAACTATTAATCCAAAGGTAACCCAAAGGATCTAACATGGCCAAAGCAAGCACTACCCTGACCCAGACCTTTGTGTATACAGGGACTGACTCGTCAGGAGAGAGCATTAAGGGCGAGCTCACCGGTCAAAACATGCAGTTTGCCAAAGCCTTATTGCGTAAGCAAGGCATCACCCCGATTAAGATTCGCCGCAAACCGAAACCGCTATTGGTCATTGAAAAAAAGATCAACGCTTTAGATATCACCTTATTTGTGCGTCAGCTGGCCGCTTTAATTAAAGCCGGTATTCCATTGGTACAATCATTCATTATTATTGCAGAGTCGCTCGACAAGCCAGCCATGAAACAGTTGGTTTTACAGATTAAAGCAGACGTTGAGTCTGGCACGCCGTTCGCTGCAGTATTAAGCAAGCACCCCAAGCGCTTTGATGCTCTATTTTGCGCCTTAATCGATGCCGGTGAGCAATCGGGCACACTCGAGACCATGTTAGAGCGCATGGCCACTTATAAGGAAAAGAGCCAACTGTTAAAAGCAAAAATAAAAAAAGCACTTACCTATCCGGCAGCGGTGATTGTGGTTGCCATGGTAGTTAGTTTAATTTTACTGATTAAGGTAGTACCTGTCTTCGAGACCCTGTTTGCATCATTTGACGCACAGCTTCCTGCATTTACCCAAGCTGTGGTTTCTTTATCTAATGGTGTACGCCAGTGGTGGATTGTGCTGCTGACACTGATGCTATGTGCTGCAACTGCGCTGTATCAAACCCACAAACGCCAGCAAAAATTTGCCCACTACCTAGATAAAGTCATATTAAAGCTCCCCATATTTGGCAAGCTCACTTATCAAGCCATTATCGCCCGCTTTGCGCGCACCTTAGCCACCACTTTTGCCGCTGGTGTGCCGCTGATTGATGCGTTACACTCCACAGCGTCCGCGACTAACAATCATGTCTACTATCAAGCAACGCAGCAGCTTAAAGCGGAAGTCACCAAAGGACATCAATTGCACGCTGCGATGCGTAGCAGCCAACTGTTCCCAGCACTGGCTGTTCAGATGGTGAGCATCGGTGAGGAATCCGGCAGCTTAGATGAGATGTTAGACAAGGTCGCTCAGCATTATGAAGCGCAAGTGGAGCAAAGCATTGATGGCTTAACCAGCTTGCTAGAGCCGGTGATTATGGTCATACTTGGCGTGCTTGTTGGCGGCTTGGTGATAGCCATGTACTTGCCTATTTTTCAAATGGGCTCTGTTATCAGTTAATGGCTGCGCTTTAAGCTAGAAAAATGCAACTGCTAATCTTGATTTAAATGACTATTCATTAGTGACTATCCATTAATGACGACCGATTAAGGCTAATAATGCACCTCTGGCAACTTTTGCAACACCACCATCCTATGGCGCTGATACTGTTTGGGCTGATTGGATTGTGCGTGGGCAGCTTTTTAAACGTGGTTGTTTATCGCACCCCACTGATGATGTGGCAGCAGTGGCTTATTAGCTCAGTGCAGCTGTTACAGTCTCAGTCCGATATTCCAAGCAGCTTGATTGAGCCCATTGCAAAGATTGTACAACCCTCGCCTGCGCTATCGTTATCGACACCGGCTTCTCACTGCCCACAGTGTCAATCAGCGGTTAACTGGTATCACAATATCCCTATCATCAGTTGGCTGGCATTAAAAGGTCGCTGTGCCTACTGCCAAGCGCCTATTAGCATACGTTATCCACTGGTTGAAATCAGCTGTGCCCTATTATCAATGTTGGTCATCCATCTACTTGGCGTGAGTGTCACGAGCATGGCGGCGCTGTTGTTTGTGTGGATACTATTGGCATTGGCCTTAATTGATTTTGACAGCCAGTTTTTACCCGATAAATTGACCTTTCCTTTAGCAGGATTGGGGCTGGCGGTAAATAGTCAGGGTTGGTTTGTAACGCCCTCTGAATCTATTTGGGGGCTATTAATCGGCTATCTAAGCTTGTGGAGTGTGGTGCAGCTGTTTTACTTATTCACAAAAAAACAAGGTATGGGACAAGGCGACTTTAAGCTATTGGCAGCACTAGGTGCTTGGCTGGGTGCTTGGATGTTACCGTTTATTATCTTGCTATCTTCACTCCTCGGTTCTATTATTGGTATTATACTATTGCGAAAATACGGTGAAAGCCGACCCTTTGCTTTCGGCCCTTATCTGGCTATCGCCGGCATACTGGCCTTACTGTATGGCAATCCGCTACTGTAGTTCATTGAATTCATTATAAATACTGACTTTATACACCAGCAATGACAGGCTAGCGATAAAGCATCTCGTTCAATCAACGCATACCGTTTTTGCAACCTGCCACACTCTGATGCGGCAGGCTTGGTAACATTTTCAAAACGGGTATAACTTCTGTTTTAAAGGTATTGATATGACGCACTCACACTCTGCATACGGCTCAGACTCCAGTCATCTAGATGACATTAGCCCGCCACAAAAGTTTCAGCGCTTTCACTCAGATAAGCCAATCATCGGCTTAACTGGCGGCATTGGCAGTGGTAAAACCGCCGTTTCTGAATGGTTTGCAGAGCAAGGTATTGATATCGTTGATGCCGACATCGTTGGTCATCAAATCATGCACAAAGGCAGCCCAACCTTACAAAAGCTGGCTGAAGCCTTGGGAGACTGGGTCATTGATGAGTCTGGTGAGATGAATCGACGTGCGGTACGTGAGCATGTTTTTGCCAATGATGAGGATTTATTAACTCTAGAGTCGATTACGCATCCAGCCATTCGCCAAGAGATTAAAAAGCAGCTCAGCGAAGCCAAGTCGCCTTATGTGATTTTGTCTGCGCCTTTATTATTAGAAGGCAATGAAGCTGGTCTGGTATCTTTATGTGACCGCGTATTGGTAGTCGATGCCGATGAAGCGACTCAGATTGAGCGCGCCAGTCGCCGTGACACCCAAAGTGTGGAAAAGA
Above is a window of Psychrobacter sp. FDAARGOS_221 DNA encoding:
- the rimP gene encoding ribosome maturation factor RimP, which produces MKLSNKVAQLTDIVAPAVAACDVALWGVEFLPQGGRSLLRIYIEALPEQKAAEKRVTIEDCAAVTHQVSGVLEVHDPIAGEYVLEVSSPGLDRPFFATEQMAEYIGQTINLRLIKAVGEGGSKRRKVTGKLEQLTDKQLSVVTADGEQYDIALDNIDKANLVYQDI
- the tpiA gene encoding triose-phosphate isomerase; the protein is MKSWVIGNWKLNPATVAAVDTLVDDLIAKTTSSQADLTSQCHLMVAPSFLHLNTVQQKIATTPIKLASQDVASLSATTGAYTGDVSAEQLQDLGVQWAIIGHSERRQYYQEDNAVLLQKLLHSAAQGLGVILCIGESEADFDAGNTEQVLAEQLTVIDSFLQQLDSVIDAAEVDQYITDKLIIAYEPVWAIGTGKVPSVDEVTAVHGFIRQRLQSLKANLDTTPIIYGGSVKPDNAANFAASEQINGVLVGGAALQAQSFIDIAQAFANKVAN
- a CDS encoding GspE/PulE family protein; its protein translation is MPHRRPSPPLHPNSAASHSQQAKLSASQPPTSQLTAQAIRQTANHINNSNPSITSSNSTNLARSTSLNQTASDLNTASALTTSITSTETDSVVQLVDKLLKQAIELGASDLHFEPYEHFYRVRFRIDGLMQQVASPDIGLHLNIAARLKIMAQMDIAERRLPQDGRIKLSLANDHHPNNKSPNNRNIQANQQSISSPTIISAVKSHRNIDFRVNSLPTLFGEKIVLRVIDPLSSMVGIDHLGFEPLQKQLLLEALHQPQGIILITGPTGSGKTVSLYTGLDILNTPQVNISSVEDPIEINLAGINQVNVNHKVGLTFATALKSFLRQDPDIIMVGEIRDLETADTVIKASQTGHLVLSTLHTNSAAETLTRLHHMGVPYFNIATSISLVVAQRLARRLCPVCKKPAIIPHASLIEMGLATGAESDCAPSIYEAVGCDQCHQGYKGRVGIFEVIKMDERLAQIIMQGGNAIDIKAAATTDGFFDLRQAAILKVLQGVISVQEMYRVTAD
- a CDS encoding type II secretion system F family protein — encoded protein: MAKASTTLTQTFVYTGTDSSGESIKGELTGQNMQFAKALLRKQGITPIKIRRKPKPLLVIEKKINALDITLFVRQLAALIKAGIPLVQSFIIIAESLDKPAMKQLVLQIKADVESGTPFAAVLSKHPKRFDALFCALIDAGEQSGTLETMLERMATYKEKSQLLKAKIKKALTYPAAVIVVAMVVSLILLIKVVPVFETLFASFDAQLPAFTQAVVSLSNGVRQWWIVLLTLMLCAATALYQTHKRQQKFAHYLDKVILKLPIFGKLTYQAIIARFARTLATTFAAGVPLIDALHSTASATNNHVYYQATQQLKAEVTKGHQLHAAMRSSQLFPALAVQMVSIGEESGSLDEMLDKVAQHYEAQVEQSIDGLTSLLEPVIMVILGVLVGGLVIAMYLPIFQMGSVIS
- a CDS encoding prepilin peptidase, which gives rise to MHLWQLLQHHHPMALILFGLIGLCVGSFLNVVVYRTPLMMWQQWLISSVQLLQSQSDIPSSLIEPIAKIVQPSPALSLSTPASHCPQCQSAVNWYHNIPIISWLALKGRCAYCQAPISIRYPLVEISCALLSMLVIHLLGVSVTSMAALLFVWILLALALIDFDSQFLPDKLTFPLAGLGLAVNSQGWFVTPSESIWGLLIGYLSLWSVVQLFYLFTKKQGMGQGDFKLLAALGAWLGAWMLPFIILLSSLLGSIIGIILLRKYGESRPFAFGPYLAIAGILALLYGNPLL
- the coaE gene encoding dephospho-CoA kinase (Dephospho-CoA kinase (CoaE) performs the final step in coenzyme A biosynthesis.); amino-acid sequence: MTHSHSAYGSDSSHLDDISPPQKFQRFHSDKPIIGLTGGIGSGKTAVSEWFAEQGIDIVDADIVGHQIMHKGSPTLQKLAEALGDWVIDESGEMNRRAVREHVFANDEDLLTLESITHPAIRQEIKKQLSEAKSPYVILSAPLLLEGNEAGLVSLCDRVLVVDADEATQIERASRRDTQSVEKIKAIMANQLSRQDRVDQADDVVSNNGDLQALYEQLKPLHDNYLVLKKI